One segment of bacterium DNA contains the following:
- a CDS encoding haloalkane dehalogenase, producing the protein MINPKMRYEKKKVEVLGKKMAYVDVGAGDPIVFFHGNITSSFMWRNIIPHVEGMARCIAIDNIGQGDSDKLAGSMYRLADHQPYTNGLLEALGLKENVTIMMHDWGAQLGLTWANANRGAIKGIAYMQGVMGNFEWSQWPEDVQKLFRRFRSEEGEELVLQQNFFVEKILPAMVLREITEEEHNEYRRPYRTPGEDRRPTLTWPREIPIEGYPADTLEVIERNNAWMRENDLPKLFINAEPGAVLVGKHREMVRRFPNQTEVTVSGLHYIHEDSPDAIGKALAQWYKGLA; encoded by the coding sequence ATGATCAATCCGAAGATGCGGTACGAAAAAAAGAAGGTGGAAGTTCTCGGCAAGAAGATGGCCTATGTGGATGTGGGCGCGGGCGACCCCATCGTCTTCTTTCACGGGAACATCACGTCCTCCTTCATGTGGCGGAACATCATCCCCCACGTAGAGGGCATGGCGCGCTGCATCGCGATCGACAACATCGGCCAGGGCGATTCGGACAAGCTCGCGGGATCGATGTACCGCCTCGCCGACCATCAGCCCTACACCAACGGCCTCCTCGAGGCGCTCGGGCTCAAGGAAAACGTCACCATCATGATGCACGACTGGGGCGCCCAGCTCGGCCTCACCTGGGCGAACGCTAACCGCGGCGCGATCAAGGGCATTGCCTACATGCAGGGAGTGATGGGGAACTTCGAGTGGAGCCAGTGGCCCGAGGATGTGCAGAAGCTCTTCCGGCGTTTCCGCTCGGAAGAGGGGGAGGAGCTGGTCCTCCAGCAGAACTTTTTCGTCGAAAAAATCCTGCCCGCCATGGTGCTTCGCGAGATCACCGAGGAGGAGCACAACGAATACCGAAGGCCCTACCGCACCCCCGGGGAGGACCGCCGGCCGACGCTCACCTGGCCGCGGGAGATTCCCATCGAGGGCTATCCCGCCGACACGCTCGAAGTCATCGAGCGGAACAACGCCTGGATGCGCGAGAATGATCTGCCCAAGCTTTTCATCAACGCAGAGCCGGGCGCCGTTCTCGTCGGGAAGCACCGCGAGATGGTCCGCCGGTTCCCGAACCAGACCGAGGTCACCGTCAGCGGGCTGCACTACATCCATGAGGATTCCCCGGATGCGATCGGAAAAGCGCTGGCGCAATGGTACAAGGGCCTGGCCTAG